A segment of the Aythya fuligula isolate bAytFul2 chromosome 10, bAytFul2.pri, whole genome shotgun sequence genome:
CCACCTCTCCGGGCACCTCTCCTTGCTCCAGCATCTCCGGGGCGCTCTGGAGACCCTCCGTGGGTTTCTCCACGGCTCTTCCTtgctctgctccttctccttcacacccctctcccctccccaacaGGCGAGGGGCCTGCTTGACGAGAAGACAGTGGCCATGGCTGCGCTGGGGGACCGCGGGAGAGTTGTCCCTGCCACGCGGGCGCCGGAGCTGCTGGCTTAGCCCTCGGCTGGCATGGCGAGCCAGGGGGGGCCGAACACCACGGACGGCCTCGAGTCGCCCCCCGTCCCGGGGCAGCACGCCGCCCAGGAGGCCGTCGGCCTCCTCTGCATGGTGCTGCTCACCGTCACCGCCTTGGTGGCCAacgtggtggtgctggtggtcaTCCTCAGAACccccctcctcaggaagttcATCTTCGTCTGCCACCTCTGCGCGGTCGACCTCCTCTCCGCCATTTTCCTCATGCCCCTGGGGATcatctccagctcctcctgcttcGACGGGGTCATCTACAGCATCGCCGAGTGCCGGGCCTTGATATTCCTCAACGTCTGCTTCATCAGCGCCTCCATCCTCACCGTCTCCGTCATCAGCGTGGAGCGCTACTACTACATCGTCCACCCCATGCGCTACGAGGTCAAGATGACCATCCGGCTGGCGGTGGCCGGAGTCGTCTTCATTTGGGTCAAGTCCGTCCTCATCACCGTCTTGGCGCTGGTGGGCTGGCCTCAAGACAACGGGGCCACCAGCGCGAGCCGCTGCACGGTCTACTGGAGCCCCGGGGCCCACAAGAAGGCGTTTGTCATCATCTTCAGCATCGCCTGCTTCGTCTTGCCCACCGTCATCATCTTTGCTGTCTACTGCAGCGTGTACCGGGTGGCTCGGCTGGCGGCCCTGCAGCACGCACCCCCGCCGGCACAGGCGGCCGTCCCGGGGCACCGCTCCGGCTCCGCTGCCAGCCAAGTGAGCATCGTCACCTCCAGGAGCCTGCCGCTGCCCCGCCTGAGCCCCGAGCGCTTTTTGGGAAGCCACAAGGCCATCCTCACCTTGGTCCTGATCGTGGGACAgttcctgtgctgctggctgcccttcTTCGCGTTCCACCTGCACTCCTCCGTCACCGCtggggcggcgggcggcgggcacGGGGAGATGACGGTCACCTGGATCGCCTACTCCTCCTTCGCCATCAACCCCTTCTTCTACGGGCTGCTGAACCGCCAGATTCGGGAGGAGCTGGCCCGGCTCTGGCGCAGCTGCCTCAACCGGcccctgggccaggagctgtgtTTGGCCGTCTCGGAGGCCTCCGTCCAGGAAAATTTCCTGCAGTTCCTCCAGCGAGCCACGTGCACGCTGGAAACCCGCTCCAGCTGCatcgcccccagccccagggaccAGAGCAAGGTGGGCTTCCCCATCCCAGGGCAAGTTCCCGAGGAGAGCGGCTGAGGAGCCTGGTGCCAccgtgccgggggggggggaccgaTCGGGCCCACTTGGACCTAGGGGGGTCCTTGCCTGGGTTTCCACGGCAGATTTCGGGAGCCTTCGTCTCCCTTCTGCACACTTGGATGGATGTGGGATATGGGAAGCTGAGGGGCTCCCACACGGCCACCCCGTTGTCCCGTGGGGACCCCTGCCAGGGTGCTCGCAGCGGCACCCCCCAGGCACCCTTCCCCGGCCCAGCTAACACCACTAACACCAGTAACACCAGTCCCAGCAGCTCGGGGACCCTCCCTTGGGGTGGGGGATCGGGCCCACGGCAGGGagggggctctggggagacTTTCAGAGAGCTTGAGACCAAGGGGCCAGCACCCCTGGCCATGGGGccacccccttccccttttGGTGTCACCCCCAGAACTGGGGGTGTCTCCAACCCCGGGGGAcggaattttttatttttatttttttcacccgtaaattttatctttttattaaacCATTGATAAGttacaaaggaggaaaaatatagACTTATATATACAGCATTTCCAAGCCAGCAGGCTCTCGGGGGGGGTTGCTGGATGGGAGGGAGGCGACAGCCATGGGGCAGCCAGGGGAAGGCCCCCCCAACACAGCCAAGGGATGGGGGACCCCCGAGGGCCCCGTCAGCCCCTCATCAGCGGGATCTGGCCTTTGGGTGCAGCCCACGGGGCCGGGGACGGCAGGAGAGGGGCAGCATCGTGGGCAGGAGGGCGAGGGACACGGGCCGAGGGACACCTGGCACTGGGAGGGTGGCCCCCCTGATGGGGACAGCCCCCCAGTAATACCAGGGGACATGTAGGAAAGCTTTGGGGGGGTGGGAAAAAGGGGGCACAGTGCTGCCAGGACGCGCATCAGAGCAACCCTTTGCTCCAGCAGGCATCGACCCCAGGAGCACCatcccctgggtgctggggtgggtgcctggcaggggctggggggacaggGTGGGGGACAGGGGGGGGTGTCCTCGGCACGGGGTGGCCCCAGGACATCCCCCCACCCACCTTTATCCACCCGCGGAGGGGCTCAATAAGGGGAGAACTTCTGCCGGTCAGCTTTCTTGGTGCCGTTGGCCGCCGAGATCTTGGTCGTGTAGGTGGCGGTGCCGCCGTTGGCACCCGCCACGGAGGACGGGGACAGTGCCAGGAAGGAGACCGGCTTCAGGCCGATGAAGTTGGAGAGGGAGAGGGCGTAGggggagcccagcagggccGGCGGGGGGGCAGCCACGGCAGGCAGGGCTGCGCCCGAGCCCGGGGCGAGCGGCTGGGAGAAGCCCACGCCGAGGTCCACGGAGCCAGGGCCGGGTGGCACCTGGGAGGTAGATTTGGCCGTCTCtaagctggggggggggcaagcACGATGGGTAGGGTGGTGAGGGGCACGGTGATAAATTACGGGGGTCACCTGCCCGCTGTAGGGCACGTAGACACCATGCCCCCCATCCCTTGTGGCATGGGTGCCTGCGGCGCATCCTGGGCACCCCGCTGGGGGGCTGAGACTCTGTGGGGTCCAGGGCCCTGCCCTATTGCCTGAGGACCTCAAGGTACCCACCTGCACGTGGAGGGGGTCCCCAAAAGCTGCGGTGCTGGGCGGTGCCACTCTTGCAGccagcatcccccccccccattccccGGTGTTTTTTGGGGAGCTTACCAGGCGGTGATGAGGTACTGAGCCAGGGTGATGCTGACGGGGGACCCGGTGATGGTGACGTGCCGCTCACTGGAGCCCTCGGTCTGGTTCCCGATCTTGATGTGGGCGCCCGACATCTGCCGGATCTCGCTGATCTTGCTGCCGTGCCGGCCGATGATGCAGCCGatcagctggggggggggacacacacacacaaccagGCTGAGCGGGGCCAGGGGGGGAAAATTGGGATTTGGCGAGGAGCAGGGAGCCCCCAGGGGCTGCGGTGGGGGGTGCAAGACACtggttccccccccccaggacccacACGTACATCGTTGGGCACCAGGAActcctgggagctgctctgcgAGCTGGAGTCCAGGCCTGGAGGGAGAGGTGGAAGTGTTAGGAAGACCCCAAAAAAAAGGGtcttggggtggggagggcatCCCAAGGAGATGGGACTGGGGAGGGCACAAGGGATGGGGACCCCCTTGGCCTTGCCAGGGCCAGGAGGAGGTCCGAAGGGGCACAGCCCCCCGGTGCCCAGCCCTAATGGGGAGCTCACCTGGCACCATGGAGGGTGGGTGGCCCAGGGGCGTGAAGGGCACCGTGTGCCCcgacagctgctgcagcttcgTGACCTGCCCGGGCGTTACGAGGAGAAGAAGGCGTTAGGGGTGATGGCAGAGCCCCCTGATcccccaggctgggctctgGCACACACCTCGTGCCCATCCCCCGGGGGTCCCAGCGGTGCCCCAgcacaggggacagggacaggactCACCTCTGCTGGAGAGACCCCTCCATACTGCCCCTGCATGGAGAaaccctgggggggggggacgatGGGCGTCAGCTGGGGGCCACGGGGGGACAGAGGACAGCAAGGAGACCCCCGTCCCCAAACCCCGAGCCCACCAGAGCCACCCCTTaccggccccgagcccccttACCTGGTTGGCAGAGAGCAGGATGGTGCCCAGGGAGAGCCCGGGGTGGTAGGGGATGGTGGCCCCCTTCGGAGGCGACtggaaagggagggaaggaggtggaggGGATGAGATGGGGTCGGGTTCCCCCTCCCCATTCCAGCACCTGCTGCCTCCCACAGCACCGGCGGGCTGGGCAGGGGTGCTCCCAAGGGGCTGCCGTGCCCGGGGCTGGGCGGCTACCTCCAGGATGACGGCGCAGATCTGCCTGACGCACTGGATGATGGTGTCCGGCACCCCCGAGACGGTGACGGCGCGCTCGGTGGAGTTGGGCAGGAGGTCGCCAGCCACCTGCACCTGAGCCCCCGTGCTCTGGGGGAGGCAAAGGGGGCTGCTGAGGGGGCGGAGAGGGGGGGGGCTGCGATGCTTCTCGCtctccccccaacccctcccgGGACCTTTGTGGGATCTGTGGGGTGATGCTCTGCCTCCTGCGTCGCTTCTCGGGGAGCGCGGGGGCACCCGAGCCGTGGGGCGAGCGACGGGGCCTCAAACCCCCGGGGCTTGGCCTCCTCCCTCACCGGGCCCGGCATCCCCGTCCTCACCTCCCGAATCTCTCTGATCTTGGCTCCGGCCTTGCCGATGAGGGAGCCGCACTGGCTGGCGGGGATGACGAGGCGCAGCGTCACCGGCGCCCTGCCCGCCGCGGCCCCCTCggtgctccctgctcccaggtCCTGCggaggggaccgggggggacagaggggacatACATGAGTGGCGTTGCACCCCCAGGcatggaggggatggggggcacCTTGCTGGGGATAGGATGGGGGGGCTGCCCACCTCCTCCAGCTTGAAGGCGATCATGGAGACGGCTCGGAAGACGGCATCGGTGGAGCCGGTGATGGTGGTGATGCGCTCGGGGCAGGAGCCCTCCGAGATGGTGATGCGTGCACTGCTCTGGGGACGGTGGCACGCCCCGTCAGGGCTTTTCCTTTCCCCGTGCCCCCTGGGCTATCCCCATCCCACCACCCCGTGCGTCCCAGGGGGGAAAATCGGGGTGCCAGACCCTGGGAGGCACCGGGACAGAGCAACCCGCAGCCGCCCGGTACGCCCTTACCTGCTCTCGTATCCTCTTAACCGTCTCTCCTTTCTGCGGGGAGAGGAACGGGGCCGGTGGTCAGGGCCAGGAGCCCCCGGGGGCCAGCAGAGCCCGGGGCCCCCCAGCTCTTACCTTGCCGATGATGCTGCCGATCTCCTgcgggagcagagcccagggcagccccgTTAGTGGGCAGcgccccagcccggccccggggaCACGCAGCCGGTGACACCGGGGCAGAGCTGGCGGGGGGCGAGGAGAGCCCGGGTTTAGGATGGGGGCGAGGAAACCTCCCGGAGATGCTCATCCCAAGGGGGTGGGCGCTCCAGCACggcccccaccccaccccatcaTTTCCAGCAGTTACCTTGCCGTGCATGAGCATGCGCAGGGTCAGGGTGATGCTGAGCTCCGGCTCCTCGGGGCCACCCTCCGCGCCGCTCGGCGATGCCATGGCCTGGGGAGGACACGGGGGGGGGAAAGACCCTTATCCTGCTCCCCCCACACCctaaagaagaggagaaactgaggcaggggccGGCTGCCCGCAGGGGAGCGGGTAGCAGGAGGGGGGTCCCGCTTTGCTCGCCCACCCTGCCCAGGGGGAAACCGAGGCCACCGCGTCCCCGGGGACCCCCCGaaacccctgcagccccccgggccGGGGGTGGCTCGCTCGTCCCCGCGGTGCCAGCAggggaggggacagcaggacaGAGGGCCAGCAGGACAGAGGGACAATCGCCGCGTGTCCAGCCACGGGTGGGCGGCCCCGGCGGCGATGCCAAGCGGGGCTGGGGAACAAAGCGCCCGTGTCGGGGCCAGCCcggggggggtggtggtggtggaagaggggggggggggcacggttATTTCGGGGGCTGCCAGGGCTCCCCATCGGGGACACGGTTTcttggggaggtgggggaggaggggggcatCTCTGTCCCCCCGGGTGAGCGGCACCGGGGAGAAAAAAGGGGACAAAAGAGGGGATAAAaagggggggagcggggaggtgggggggggagtgTCCGTGTgtgtcccccaccccccccgcccttcaaggggagggagggagcggcagggccgggggctgggTGGCGATGGGCGCCTCCctgggggctgagcagccccgagggggacaggaggaggTTGTGGGGTGGCAGGGGACACAGGGCaggcccccccctccccaatttCCCAGAAGgaaacgtgtgtgtgtgtgtgtgtgtgtcctccgccccccccccagggtgccacccccccccccccccggtacctCTCCGTGCTCCCGGTGCCACCGCCGGCCCCGCTCAGTGCCACATCGCTGCCGGTGTCGCCGAGTGCCACCCGGGGCAGGGACAATGAGCCGCTTGACGGGCTAGGGCCAGGctggcagccccggcccccacCCCGGCCCGCTGGGGCCCCC
Coding sequences within it:
- the LOC116492933 gene encoding probable G-protein coupled receptor codes for the protein MASQGGPNTTDGLESPPVPGQHAAQEAVGLLCMVLLTVTALVANVVVLVVILRTPLLRKFIFVCHLCAVDLLSAIFLMPLGIISSSSCFDGVIYSIAECRALIFLNVCFISASILTVSVISVERYYYIVHPMRYEVKMTIRLAVAGVVFIWVKSVLITVLALVGWPQDNGATSASRCTVYWSPGAHKKAFVIIFSIACFVLPTVIIFAVYCSVYRVARLAALQHAPPPAQAAVPGHRSGSAASQVSIVTSRSLPLPRLSPERFLGSHKAILTLVLIVGQFLCCWLPFFAFHLHSSVTAGAAGGGHGEMTVTWIAYSSFAINPFFYGLLNRQIREELARLWRSCLNRPLGQELCLAVSEASVQENFLQFLQRATCTLETRSSCIAPSPRDQSKVGFPIPGQVPEESG
- the PCBP4 gene encoding poly(rC)-binding protein 4; the protein is MIAFKLEEDLGAGSTEGAAAGRAPVTLRLVIPASQCGSLIGKAGAKIREIRESTGAQVQVAGDLLPNSTERAVTVSGVPDTIIQCVRQICAVILESPPKGATIPYHPGLSLGTILLSANQVTKLQQLSGHTVPFTPLGHPPSMVPGLDSSSQSSSQEFLVPNDLIGCIIGRHGSKISEIRQMSGAHIKIGNQTEGSSERHVTITGSPVSITLAQYLITACLETAKSTSQVPPGPGSVDLGVGFSQPLAPGSGAALPAVAAPPPALLGSPYALSLSNFIGLKPVSFLALSPSSVAGANGGTATYTTKISAANGTKKADRQKFSPY